The DNA segment CACAGTTTCAGAAAGCCGCAGTTGTGGCTCCTCCCGGATCAGTTTCTGCAGGAGTCCGGAGGGGTAGTTGTCGTCTTTAAGCAAGCACTCGAGGATCCAGCAGACAGCCAGCTCGAGATCGAGGAATTGCGGCGGCGGCTGATGGAAGTACTGCTCGATGTCTGCCAGACAGGTGCGCGAAGGCTTTCTGCGAGAGAACACAGGCGCGGGACAACTGCTTCAATCAAAAGCGATCTCATTTCGAGATTCAAGGGGAGAGTCTTGAGACTTGCTGTGGAGGTGATTGGCCACACTGGCCCTATCCCTTCCTGAAGCCATGGCTGAGAAGTCGTCATCCCCAGCGGAATTCGCGGTTTTTGATCGCGATCTTGATGCAGCTTGGACGGAGCGCTACCTGCAGTCCCCGCGGCTTGCCGTTGATACCGAAGCGATGGGACTGATTCATGGGCGTGATCGGCTTTGCCTGGTTCAGATCGCCGACGCTGAGGACCGTGTGGCCTGTGTCCGCATTGGCCTGGGCCAGACCGAGGCACCGAATCTCAAGCGCCTGTTTGAGGCGCCCACGGTGGAGAAGGTGTTTCACTTTGCCCGTTTCGATGTGGCTGCGCTTGCTGCCGGTTTGAGCATCGAAGTGAACCCCGTGTTCTGCACCAAGGTCGGCAGTCGGCTCGGCCGCACGTACACCCCCCGCCATGGCCTCAAAGATTTGGTGATGGAATTGGTTGGCGTTGAGCTGGACAAGGGCGCCCAGAGCAGTGACTGGGGCCGGGTGGACGAACTCACGGATGCCCAGTTGGCCTACGCCGCCAACGATGTGCGCTATCTGCTGCCAGCCCGCGAGCGCCTGGAGCAAATGTTGCGGCGGGAAGGGCGTTGGGATTTGGCGCAACGCTGCTTTCAATGCGTTCCGGTGGTTGCCG comes from the Synechococcus sp. A15-62 genome and includes:
- a CDS encoding helix-turn-helix transcriptional regulator; protein product: MFSRRKPSRTCLADIEQYFHQPPPQFLDLELAVCWILECLLKDDNYPSGLLQKLIREEPQLRLSETVLQQALEFLEQQGSISSYTQRCPSRGRPRRMLHLESDARGEAERLMQPWRSWLDSHRFALN
- a CDS encoding ribonuclease D, whose product is MAEKSSSPAEFAVFDRDLDAAWTERYLQSPRLAVDTEAMGLIHGRDRLCLVQIADAEDRVACVRIGLGQTEAPNLKRLFEAPTVEKVFHFARFDVAALAAGLSIEVNPVFCTKVGSRLGRTYTPRHGLKDLVMELVGVELDKGAQSSDWGRVDELTDAQLAYAANDVRYLLPARERLEQMLRREGRWDLAQRCFQCVPVVAELDRLRFHQIFEH